TTTGTTTCGGATTTGATAGCTTACTTCAAATTTCACTTCTCAGTAGCACCATTATCTTAAGCTAATGGTTATCACTACCAAGCTCTATATGATACTTTCACCTACTAGTCTGCACACATCCTTTACTCAAATATAAAAAACTGCACTCAATTGAGTGCAGTTTTTTTATATATTAAGATATAACAAATCTCTTTTGCTCAAATACCTCTTTATTTATACTTACATAAACCTTATCAGCTTTTCTAAGGCTCTTAACTTCTTTATCAGCTTTTACATTTATAGATCCTTCATCCACTAAGTAAGCTAATACATCCTTTATATCAGCAAGTTTAACCTTAGTTGTATCATATATGTACTCAAGTGATGTAAGTAAGTTACCATTGTTGTTGATAAGTAAAGTTAATATATTATTAAAAGCATTTTGATGCTTGATTTCAAATCTTATGTTTTGTAATATAGTTTTTTCTTCTTCATCTAAATTAAGAACTTCTTCTGGGTTTGGAATTGGGAAATTATATTGATATATTAATTCATCATTCTCATTTTTTACTGCTTTAACAAGATTGTATTTAACTAGTATGTCTAAATCCTCAACTCTATTAGTAGGATATTTGATTCCTAACTTATTAATTACTCTCTCTTTTTCTTCTTTTAACTTTCCAGTTTCACTTTCTATAGCAAAAAGTGTAGTTAATAATTTGTTAGTTCCTTCTTCGCCCTCTAAGCCTTTCATCTTTAAATGAGCCATCATTAAATAAGTTTTATAAGTTGTCTCTGGCAAATATCTAAACCAAAATTTAGACTCTATTTCCTTCGTTAAATTCACTACTTTTTTAGACCTCATGTTGTAACTCCTTCCATCTCTTCTAATCTATTATAAAATGTTTTGTTAATACTACTTGATTCATTGCAAACAATCTGAACTCGTATTTTCCTTTTGACCACTTATCTTTTTTCTTCTCAAAAGTAACTTTAACTCTTCCAGATTTATTTATCTTCATCTGTATATTATCTATTACTTCTTTTTCATCTATATTAATAAGTTGAGCATTCATCAATGCCTCTTCATCTTCACCTATTTCAAAATCAAAATGAACATCTATCTTATCTTGAAGTTCACTATAAGAATCAACTATAACAAATGGTAATACACTATTTTCTCCTAGCCCTAATATAAGCTCATGGAATCCATTTCTCCATCCATTAGATGGTCTAGGTAATTTTATCTTTACAGTTTCATCTTTAACAGCAGCATCAAAAGACATCTTAGTTCTTTTATCTCTATTATACACTAAAGAACAAGATAACTTATCTTCCTTGTATCCAGGAACATTAAATTCAAAGTTAAGATCAGATAACTTATTAGAGAAAAATCTTATATCATTAAACATATTCTTATCATCTATATATTCAGGCTCTGTAACTAAGAAATCTATACGCATAGCTTCTTGACCAGATACAATAACCTTAACTTGATGCCATCCTATATTCCAATCTCTATTTTCATATTTATCAAAATCAACTTTTACTACTCCATTGATTATAACATTCTTTCCATAGTCCTCAAGTTTTTCTTCAAAACCATTATCCATATAACATAGTATAACATCTGCTGCTATATCTTGTGTAGCATTTATATCAACATTAAAGCTTAATTTTGGCTGATTAGCAGGTATTCTAGGTAAATGCTTTCTATTTATCTTATATCTATCCTCTAACTCGCCTATTTTAACACTTTTTTCTTCTTCTCTTATCTCTTCTTCTTTATCCATTTGAGTCTTAAGACCAGTAAGTACGAATAAAGATTTAACAGTAAGTTTTTTAACTTCACTTAGCATTTCATCAAACATCTTAAATGCTTCTTGGTTAAATATTCTGACAGGGCTTTGTCCACCTATATATTGGAAGTTAATACCTTGTCTTATCTGTTCAACTATATCTAAATGGTCTACCCACTTCTCATCAATAGACTTCATAAGAGTAAGTCTTTCTATGTATCTAAGTTGAGTACTTCCCATTATCTCTTCTTTAGCTTCATAAGTCTTATAAGCTTCTTCTATAATATCATTTATTATCTCTTCTTTATTTAGATCTTCTATTTCTTGTTCAGTTAAATCATCAAAGTTGATCTTATTATCAAAATATAATTGATCATTTAAGTAATCTTGTATCCCTTTAAGATCCCATTCTTCAGGATATGGACTCATAGATGTATGAGACTCTACTAAATCAGTAATTACATCCTTTAATATATCCTTAACAAAATCACTCATATCTTCGCCATTTAAAATCTTGTTTCTTTCATTATATATAGTCTCTCTTTGCTTATTAAGTATTTGGTCAAACTCAAGAGTAGACTTTCTTATATTATATGTCATATTCTCAACAGTAGTTTGAACCCCTGCTATTGCTTGAGAAACTAGCTTATCTTGTATAGCTTCATCTTCTTTAAGACCAAGCTTCTCTACAAGCTTTCTTATGTTATCCATAACTTCTGGCTTAACTTTATCAAATAAGCTATCTTCAAGGGATATATAGAATTGTGATTCTCCCATATCTCCTTGACGGCCAGAACGACCTCTTAACTGGTTGTCTATTCTTCTTGAATCATGTCTTTCAGTTCCAAGAACAAATAATCCACCAATATCAGCTACGCCTTCACCTAACTTAATATCAGTACCACGACCAGCCATGTTAGTAGCTATAGTTATAGCTCTCATTTGACCAGCATTACCTATAATTTCTGCCTCGCCTTCATCTTGCTTAGCATTAAGAATATTATGCTTAATGTTTTTCTTCTTAAGGAGCTTACTAAGTTCCTCTGATTCATCTATATATGTAGTACCTATAAGTATAGGTTGACCTGTTGCATGTCTTTTCTCTATTTCTTTAAATATAGCATTTAACTTTGCATTCTTAGTAACGAATACTAAATCATTGTTATCAACTCTTTTGATAGGTTTATTAGTAGGAATACACATTACATCTATTCCATAAGTAGACTTTAACTCTTTTCTATCTGTGTAAGCAGTTCCAGTCATACCAGAAATCTTCTTAAACATCTTAAAATAGTTCTGATAAGTTATCATACCCATAGTTCTGTTCTCTTTAGATATCTCTACATTCTCTTTCGCTTCTATAGCTTGATGAAGACCATTAGAAAGAGTTCTTCCAGGCATTAATCTTCCTGTAAATCTATCTACAAGAACAATCTCTCCATCTTTAATAACATAATCCTTATCTTTAGTAAACATATGAGTAGCATAAAGACTCTGTCTTATATGATGTATAAGCTCTGTATTGTTAGTATCAGCAAAGTTCTTAAGACTAAAAATCTTCTCAGCCTTATCAACTCCTGATTCTGATAAGTTGATAGTTCTTCTTTCATTATCCTTCTCATAATCCTCTTTCTTAAGAGATTTTACGAATCTATCAACAGTTATATAGTATTCAGAAGGTCTATAAGATTCACCACTTATAATAAGTGGTGTTCTAGCCTCATCTATAAGTATAGAATCCACCTCATCTATTATAGCAAAATTTCTTCTAGTTTGAACTACTTGTTCTTTAACAGTAGCCATATTATCTCTTAAATAATCAAATCCAAATTCACTATTAGTTCCATATATAACATCACATTTATATGCTTCTTTTCTGTCTTTTGGCATCATACCTCTTTTGATAAGTCCAACAGAAAGTCCTAAAAACTCATGAATTTGACCCATCTCTTCTCTATCTCTTGAAGCAAGATAGTCATTGACAGTTATAACGAATACACCTTCTCCAGTAAGTGCATTAAGATAAGCTGGCAAAGTTGCTACTAAAGTCTTACCTTCACCCGTCTTCATCTCAGATACACAACCTTCATGAAGAACAATTCCTCCCATTATCTGAACAGGATAATGCTTCATTTTAAGCACTCTAAAAGAAGCTTCTCTAACAACAGCAAAAGCTTCATCTAATATACTATCAAGAGTACTTCCACTTTGTATTCTATTTTTAAACTCTATAGTCTTAAGTCTTAACTCATCATCAGATAAGTCTTTATATTTATCTTCTAAACTTATTATCTTATTAGCTCTTTTTTCTAATTGTTTTATTTTTTTGTCGTGAGAATTAAGAATCCCCCCAAAAAGATCTGCCATATAATTTCCTCCCATGTAAAGCTTTATGGTATTATTTCACAAGTACCATTTTATCATTATTTTGGGAAAATGGGAAGTTGATTGGTAATAATGTAAAATAAATGTAATAAAAAAGACCCCTTGGACTTGGGATTTCTCCCAAGTCCTACGGAGTCTTTGTTTATTTGAGAACTAAATTCTCAATGATTTACTTTAATTATTTTGCTGATACTGTTACAGCATCTGTTCCTGTTGGAACTGTTACTACGAATACTTTAGTATCAGTAGCTGCATTCTTTGTAAATGTTACTTCGATTTCAAATGTAAATAATGTGCTAGCATCTCTTGTTATAACAACTGGATCTGCATCAGTTGCATCTCCTGGAGTTGTTACATCATCATTTCCATTAAAGTTAGCAGGTGCTGCGAATGAATATGATACTCCATTTGCAGTAGTTGGTACTGCTATACTAGGTGCTGCTTGATCAGCATTTGTTACTACAAGTGTTGTTAAAGCTGCTTTTGCATCTGCTACATCTGTTTCATCTGCTGATGCTGCTTCTAAATCTGCTAATGCTGTTTCTGCATCAGTTAATTTAGTTATATCTCCTACAGCTGTTTTTTGTGCTGCTGTTAATGGAGCAAAAGCTGCTCTTGCTGCTTCAATTTGTGCTTTGTGAGCTACTGTTACATCAGCTGAAGCTGGTAATGCTGCTATTAATGCTTTTACATCTTCTACTACTGTAAGACTTGCTAATTCAGCTTCAAGTGTAGCTAATCTAGTATTATTATCTGTTGCATCTGCATCAACTAAAGCTTTTTGAGCAGTTGTTAATGCATCATAAGCTGCTCTTGCTGCTTCTATATCAGCTTTATCTGCTACCGCTACAGCACCTGCTGCTGGTAAATCATGAATTAAAGCTATTACTTTATTTGCTATTTCAGCATCTGTAGAAACTCTTACGAATGTCTTAACTACTCCGTTTTCTACTACTATATCTTTAACTGTATCATTTACAGATAATGCACTATCTATTGATGATTTACCTACTGCAATAACTTTTCCAGTTTCATCTTTAAGAATTGTAGTCGCACCAATTTCATAAGTGTCTTCACCTACAATCATGTTACCATCAGCATTAATGTAAGTAACCTTACCGTCTTCTGATGGAGTTGGAGTAGAATCATTATCATCAGCATTTAATCCTAACCAAGCCGTTCTATCTGCACTACTATCTCCTGCTTCATCTAAGAACTTATCAGCTTCATCATCTAAGCTCTTCATATCTGTATCATATAACTTAACTACTTCAACGATTCCTCTATCAGCAACTACAGTCACATAATCATTTTCATCTAAGTCACTGTATGACATAACATCATCTGTCTCATAGTAAAGAGCATCTGAAGCTAATCTTAAAGTAACTTTTGAGCTTGAGCTACTAGCATCAGTTTGAACTACTAAAGTCTTTCCTGAAAGATCCATTACTTTTCCTGTGTACTTAACAACATCAGAGCTTGTAGCTGGCTTAATCTTTCCATTAGAAGTCTCTACGAATTTTACAACTGTATCTTCAGCTATATTAGCATTGCTACCTGTTGTATCAAATGCAGAATCTAATTCATATCTCTTAGTTTCAGTTGCTCCAGGAAGCATTATTTCAGCATACTCATCTCCATCTTTAGTGTTGATCTTTAATACATATCCCATTAATGTATCATCTTCAACTAAGTCAAAATCTTTAACGAAGAATAAAGCTTCAATTTCTCCATCATCATTCTTAGCATAAACTACCTCTGTATTAGATGCAACAGTCTTATCTTCTAAGTCTGCCCACTTAACTATTTCAGCATCATCTGCATCTCCGATTTTTCCTGACTCATATGCTGCAGTATAGTCAAATACTACTACATCGTCAGATACTATATGAGTTCCATCTGCTAAAACGATACTACTTTCAGTTATCTCTTTACCAGTTCCTGCTTTTCCTGTTGGTATAACACCAGTGTCATCTACTGATTTTATTTTTTCTATTGTATCTATTTTTCCATCTTTGTCTACTGTATATTTAATCATGTCATTCTTACCATGATCAGCTACATCATCTGCATCTGTATATGCTGTAAAGTCATCAGTATCTACATCTAATTCATACTCTACTTCTTTACCTTCTGGGTTAAGAACTTTTACAGTTACATCTGAATATCTCTTATCTGTTCCTGTGATTATCCCATATAAATCATCTGAAGAAGATTTAACATCAGTTGTTATATGTCTTATATCTCCTACTAAGTCTAATAATGCTAATACTTTAGCATCTTCACCAGTTATATCATTTAACTCGCTGCTTGAGCTTCCATATAAGTCAACATCTTTGTTTTCATTTACAGATACAGTTGCATTTTTAGCTACATCATAATCTTTATTAGCTATTTCAAATTCTGAAGAATTCCAAGATTCTCCTGCACCTTCAACAGCATTTCTTACAACTACTAATTGAAGAACTTCATCTTTATCAGCAGCTAATTCTAAGTCGTCTCCATCTAAATCTTTATCATTTACATATACAACATCATTTGCTTTGATGTCTTCTAACTTCATTACATTTCCAGCAGCGTCCATAACTACAACTTTATCATAGTCTTTAGCTTTTATTTCTCTAGTGTCTTCATCTGCATCAAAGTAAGTTAATTTGTCTTCATCAGCTTTAACTGCTACAATAGCATCTTTTTCCCACTCTTGAGCATCTACTATAGCTATGTTTCCTTTTTCATTAGCAACAGCTTTAACGAATAAGTTTCCTTTTTTAGCTTGCTCTGTAAATTCTTTTTGATTTACTTCTTTATTGTCTATATAGTACACTACATCTTCATCAACATTAACTTCTTTGTCAGCATTGATTATAGTGAACTCATCTTCGTCTACTGTTTCGTCTTCATCTATTACATCATAGTAAGTTTTGAAGTCTTTATCAGCATCTTCTACGAATACTACTTCTTTATCTGTAGTGTCATAGTATACATTTAATCCTTCTCCAAGTAAATTGTCTATAGATACTTTTTCTAAATCTACATCTATAGTTTTTTCTCTATCTTTATTATCATCATCTTTGTAAGCTATCTTTATTTGATCTTTGTCTATTGATCCGTCTACTCTTGGTATAGCTATAACTTGAGCATCTTCATACTTCTCAACATCTAATTTATCTTCGATTAAAGTTTTATTTTCGTCAACTATCCAGTTATCTTCATCTCCGTAAGTTGCTTGCTTTATTATATTAGCATCTAAAGTATTGCTTAATAGTAATGCAGCAGCTCCTCTGTTTACAGAAGTTCCTTCAACTTCAACTCCGTCAGTTACATCTACTTCAGCAGCTTTTGCCATGTAGTTTCCTGGCCAAGATCCTGCTAAGAACTCATCTTTGTATCCTAAAGATCTAACAAGCATAGTTAATGCTTCAGCATAAGATACTTTT
The window above is part of the Tepidibacter aestuarii genome. Proteins encoded here:
- a CDS encoding DUF6042 family protein, which translates into the protein MRSKKVVNLTKEIESKFWFRYLPETTYKTYLMMAHLKMKGLEGEEGTNKLLTTLFAIESETGKLKEEKERVINKLGIKYPTNRVEDLDILVKYNLVKAVKNENDELIYQYNFPIPNPEEVLNLDEEEKTILQNIRFEIKHQNAFNNILTLLINNNGNLLTSLEYIYDTTKVKLADIKDVLAYLVDEGSINVKADKEVKSLRKADKVYVSINKEVFEQKRFVIS
- the secA gene encoding preprotein translocase subunit SecA, with amino-acid sequence MADLFGGILNSHDKKIKQLEKRANKIISLEDKYKDLSDDELRLKTIEFKNRIQSGSTLDSILDEAFAVVREASFRVLKMKHYPVQIMGGIVLHEGCVSEMKTGEGKTLVATLPAYLNALTGEGVFVITVNDYLASRDREEMGQIHEFLGLSVGLIKRGMMPKDRKEAYKCDVIYGTNSEFGFDYLRDNMATVKEQVVQTRRNFAIIDEVDSILIDEARTPLIISGESYRPSEYYITVDRFVKSLKKEDYEKDNERRTINLSESGVDKAEKIFSLKNFADTNNTELIHHIRQSLYATHMFTKDKDYVIKDGEIVLVDRFTGRLMPGRTLSNGLHQAIEAKENVEISKENRTMGMITYQNYFKMFKKISGMTGTAYTDRKELKSTYGIDVMCIPTNKPIKRVDNNDLVFVTKNAKLNAIFKEIEKRHATGQPILIGTTYIDESEELSKLLKKKNIKHNILNAKQDEGEAEIIGNAGQMRAITIATNMAGRGTDIKLGEGVADIGGLFVLGTERHDSRRIDNQLRGRSGRQGDMGESQFYISLEDSLFDKVKPEVMDNIRKLVEKLGLKEDEAIQDKLVSQAIAGVQTTVENMTYNIRKSTLEFDQILNKQRETIYNERNKILNGEDMSDFVKDILKDVITDLVESHTSMSPYPEEWDLKGIQDYLNDQLYFDNKINFDDLTEQEIEDLNKEEIINDIIEEAYKTYEAKEEIMGSTQLRYIERLTLMKSIDEKWVDHLDIVEQIRQGINFQYIGGQSPVRIFNQEAFKMFDEMLSEVKKLTVKSLFVLTGLKTQMDKEEEIREEEKSVKIGELEDRYKINRKHLPRIPANQPKLSFNVDINATQDIAADVILCYMDNGFEEKLEDYGKNVIINGVVKVDFDKYENRDWNIGWHQVKVIVSGQEAMRIDFLVTEPEYIDDKNMFNDIRFFSNKLSDLNFEFNVPGYKEDKLSCSLVYNRDKRTKMSFDAAVKDETVKIKLPRPSNGWRNGFHELILGLGENSVLPFVIVDSYSELQDKIDVHFDFEIGEDEEALMNAQLINIDEKEVIDNIQMKINKSGRVKVTFEKKKDKWSKGKYEFRLFAMNQVVLTKHFIID
- a CDS encoding S-layer homology domain-containing protein, with translation MKNTKKVLSVALAGALAFGSMGSAFAMDAKLTEGIDNQDVVKAIEKLNAFDIVNGMEDGKYHAEMELTRAQFSKMLVEALGLGSAAKNSTHKPAFNDVDASCQWAWGYINVAQGQGILSGYPDGTFKPSAKVSYAEALTMLVRSLGYKDEFLAGSWPGNYMAKAAEVDVTDGVEVEGTSVNRGAAALLLSNTLDANIIKQATYGDEDNWIVDENKTLIEDKLDVEKYEDAQVIAIPRVDGSIDKDQIKIAYKDDDNKDREKTIDVDLEKVSIDNLLGEGLNVYYDTTDKEVVFVEDADKDFKTYYDVIDEDETVDEDEFTIINADKEVNVDEDVVYYIDNKEVNQKEFTEQAKKGNLFVKAVANEKGNIAIVDAQEWEKDAIVAVKADEDKLTYFDADEDTREIKAKDYDKVVVMDAAGNVMKLEDIKANDVVYVNDKDLDGDDLELAADKDEVLQLVVVRNAVEGAGESWNSSEFEIANKDYDVAKNATVSVNENKDVDLYGSSSSELNDITGEDAKVLALLDLVGDIRHITTDVKSSSDDLYGIITGTDKRYSDVTVKVLNPEGKEVEYELDVDTDDFTAYTDADDVADHGKNDMIKYTVDKDGKIDTIEKIKSVDDTGVIPTGKAGTGKEITESSIVLADGTHIVSDDVVVFDYTAAYESGKIGDADDAEIVKWADLEDKTVASNTEVVYAKNDDGEIEALFFVKDFDLVEDDTLMGYVLKINTKDGDEYAEIMLPGATETKRYELDSAFDTTGSNANIAEDTVVKFVETSNGKIKPATSSDVVKYTGKVMDLSGKTLVVQTDASSSSSKVTLRLASDALYYETDDVMSYSDLDENDYVTVVADRGIVEVVKLYDTDMKSLDDEADKFLDEAGDSSADRTAWLGLNADDNDSTPTPSEDGKVTYINADGNMIVGEDTYEIGATTILKDETGKVIAVGKSSIDSALSVNDTVKDIVVENGVVKTFVRVSTDAEIANKVIALIHDLPAAGAVAVADKADIEAARAAYDALTTAQKALVDADATDNNTRLATLEAELASLTVVEDVKALIAALPASADVTVAHKAQIEAARAAFAPLTAAQKTAVGDITKLTDAETALADLEAASADETDVADAKAALTTLVVTNADQAAPSIAVPTTANGVSYSFAAPANFNGNDDVTTPGDATDADPVVITRDASTLFTFEIEVTFTKNAATDTKVFVVTVPTGTDAVTVSAK